AAAATTAgaagtttctctcttttttacagTTAGTACGATTCCAGGTACTATTTTTCCTTCGAATTAGATTTACGTTCTTAAGAAATACCtgtgggagggaagaagaaaaatgtcatttatgACCTAGTTTTTAACATATGCATAGTTTTAatatagttatattttattttactttgtttaaaGAATCTGTGGACTTTTAATTTACAGTCAGATCCTGAGAATGTAGATTAATGTGTATGTGGAGGGGATTGGTCGGTACTTTTAGAAAGTTTAAATGATGACTTCCACCGTTAAAGTTTTAAGATATCTGCAGAAGCCAAAAAGTGAACTTGACATCACCTAAATAACTcaaaaatattcctaaaatttATTCATCTGTAATACTCCAATTCCTTGTTAAATACGTGGAAACAGATACTATCAGAGATGACTCCTCCAGAAAAAAACTCACTAAATCTCCAAACCCTGCAGTTTTAAAGGGGCCTGTTTATCAGGTCTGTCCTCTATGCATCTTGTCCCAGGAGAATGTAAgtttgcataaaatattttaaattataatacagtacttgtttttttgagaagtttTCCAGTTATTAGGTTGCTGTTTGGACTTTATGTACATTTACTCATTcggataaaatatatcaaaacaaagaacaagataaaCGTGGCTTGagtgattgattgattttctttttaaacacggCTTGACTTAGGTCACTTCAGGAGCCTAAtgagttttcttcatttattcttgtTTTGCATTATTCAAAAAGTTTGAGATGGGATGAGAGTAACTGATTTGAATATCTTGCCACTGAACACTGAAATGATCTAACTGATTTTcttaatctaaaaaaaagggaaaatttttagTTCAGCAAATTTAAATATGCAGAATTGAGTGCcaattattaatttataattgcTTTTTCAATAAGAATAAGAAAAGCAACATCAACAATAGGCCAGAATTGTCTCAGTAATTGTCACAGCAAACCTATCAGAGCCTATCACATCCCCATGCAGTTATTGGGATAAATTAAGTTACATTGGCCAGATCGAGATATTCACAGATACTTCCAGACTACAGGTTCTCCAGACTTTGATGTCCACCCTAGAAAGCTGAGGAACTTTAAAAGGGACTTGTCTGGGGTACTGGAACGCTGACGACACCCCCCTTCCCCGCTCCCACCCCCCGAATGTTGACTCTGTACTACACCAGAAAGAACTACTGATtagaaagatatttgcaaagaaaTGAACACCTTTCAGTCTTTTGTATAGACTCTACTTTTGTAAAGAAATGTGagaatttccttttgatttatCTAGGTCATACAAATACTTTATTGCCCCAGGGTTCCAAGGGTCATTTAGCCAGAACGAAAATTCTGACTTAATTTCACTCTGGCAAAATGCTGACATGTTCACTATACGTttgattgtttgctttttcttctattcttctAATACGTCCTCTCTTATTATAACCTATATAGCATAAATCAAAATTTTAGGGCCCTACTTTTATTATAtctaattttattatactttgacCGGTTAAAAAAAAGGTAGACCTTTAAATAGTTTTCTTCATCTAATGTGTATATGCATACGGTTTCTGCACAATAATGACATAACATcaaatgttgaaatattttaaaaaatcactgaggACTCGTAAGGCTGCCCAAAAGCTGTTTCTATTAATTCAATCACTGTTGAGGacatttttttattaattcaatAAACCATTTAGACCAAGCTTTAACACCAAGTGGAAAATCCACAGGTTACATTTATTTGGTGGTGCTAAAATCAGCTTCCTGGGCTTTTTAAATTGTTCAAAATTTCTTAAGAGAGTCAGGCTGTtaaacagaataagaaaaattaataaatacatactcACACGTAGGTCTTCTATGCCTGTGAGCACAGAGGACTCACTGCTAATCTTTTGAGCAATCTAGCACATCTTTTGTAATCTAGgagaaacatttaaaagtaaattgtgTATATGGTTACTACAAATGTGGGGAAAACCATGTTAAGTTATTGTCACTAATTCTTAATAATGATAGCCATAATTTAATAAACATCTAATATAGCAAGTACTTAACCTGGATTTTCTCATTGATTCTCCTGATGATGTAAGCAGCTAAGATGTTACTGTCATCTtcactttagagatgagaaaacagccTCAAAATGTTAAGAGTCTCATAGCTAGTAAGCAGTTTCATTCCAAAGCCCAGAGTTTCTCCACCATATGCTGTGCTACCACTTAATCATTCTGCCTAGATGCCAACAAGATTCATTTTCTCTAGTCATCAAACACAAGTAGTTTTTGAAAAAATCATAACAACTCTGACTGAACATcccaagtaaaattaaatatccCTCAAGATGaccaatttagtttaaaaaaatacaaaacgtttaaagttcattttctttaaaaagaaagtttagatttagaaaggaatttaaaattagCCAACTGAGTTACCACACTTAATGATGATTTGGGCAGTTTAAAGGGGAGCATTTAAATATAATGTTTGGAATTGCTATTTAGTTCAGTAACTTAAGAATCCCAAAGAATTCTTTAGACAACCTTTAAAACGCACACTACCGTTATTCAGGAAAGTCTATCACTCAGCATAGAAATGATGCGATATGAAACTACTCGTAAAAGGGGGAAATTTTGACTTACAGTTCatggtcatctttttttttttccatttatataagagAGTGCCTTATTTATGCCAAGGAATTTGATAAATGATAAAAGGTTTATCATTTATCAAATGATAAATCCTGACAGACATTGTGGTCCTTAAGGAAATCTGGCTATTTTCAGATCTGTCTGAAATAGTCCCAATTAGAATGCGGTTTCATTGCTCACGGTGTCAACAGAACGCACACACCTTAAATTTAAGCACCGTCAATGTTATAAACAGCACGTCATACAATGTTTAGTCTATTATTTCCCACTCACAGACAGCTGAAGTTTAAAACCACGTGCATTTACTGTtggataaagattttttaaaaaggacaaaaatgacCCAAGTTACTTACAAGCTGGTGTGGAGCAGTCCCTGGTGTTGTGGTAGAGCCTGTGGAAATGTTTGCTACACTCGGCTGAAAACGAGACCGGCCCTATTGGACAGGAAGAGAATGCTTACGATACACATAGGTGTGTTTTCCAATCAAACCTGCCAGCGCTTTATGGATGGAGATAATATAACTGGTTTACATCTTTCCATGCCCTTAAAAGACCTTGCCTGTGGGCACGTCTCCTCCCCCAGACTCTGGGGCAGGCAGTGAGGTGTAACCTGTGAAAAACAATCGAAATTCACTCCACATTCTCAACATCTCACATAATGGAACAGTCGATTTCAGGAGAACTCCTCAGAATAAGTAAGAGAGAAAAGCTctagacagaaaaacaaaaaatctgcagagagcaaagcaagcggatgtgaaaaaataaaaaataaatatccacgGTTTCCACTTTCTGTTCTTCAGTCTTTTATTTAATAGGAGTGAATGTTTATATGCAGAGACATTTATTCCATTTTCCAGTTAGAGTGATTTGTGTCAAGGACCACTGTAAGGTGGACAGGGTCTTGAGACTTCCCTTATTTTCCCCACAAACCCAAGACAGTCCTCACCAAAATTCATCCCTCCATCTGGAGTCTGCTTTTTACGGAAGTGGTAGAAGTAGGGGAGCCCACAGTGCCACTACCAGGGTTCTAGAAACGTCAGGAAATTTCTTACACTTCCCGGTGCCTCAGGAGGGTCTTCATGCCCTCGTTCCAAAGTTAATTAACAAGGTGGCCCTGGGCTTTGGTCAAGGGGGAACCCACATCTTTTCCAGCTTATTGGCCTGAGATGTAAAACAGGGAAAGGCGGGGGAATGACTAGGCACAGAGTAAAGGTCAGGGTGCACGCTTCGAATTAAGTGATTTGCTAGAACATGGGGCACAGGATGATTGTAACGATTCCCCAAGTTGATCCAAAGAACCAAGGAGTGTCGTGGGAGAGAAAGCCACAGGGGCTCACCATGTGACACATGAAGGGACTCGGCTCTGCCCTGTGAGAAACACTTCCTCTGTGTCGCCGACCGGGAGCACAGCTAAATCCCTAGCACACCACGGAGGACTCATCACAGTACAACTCCACCCACCTTCCAGCCACACTCTGCCCAGTGGCCACACACACCCTTGCCTAAACTGGCCGCCCGGTCCTGCCCCAAACCACACCATGTGTCCAAAGGATTGCTTCTGACCAGGATGCCTCTCTCATCCGGGAAAACCCTATTCATCCTTAGAGCCCAGCTTATATATTGTGTCCACGACAGCCTTTTCTGGTAGTTCTCAGCAAAACCGTCCACTTCCTGTGTCTCCCTAAAATTCTGTTTACACTTCTATCATTCACCCAGATCTGGTTCCCATCACCATTAAAACAAGCTAGTAGCATTTGCCTACCTCCCTGACAGGACTGTGAGCCtctaacagacatttattttcatgcCCTAAATGCCTCATGGAGTAATATGCTACAATCTTTTCATTTAATTGAATCACTGATAAAGTTCATGCCTACCTGTGAAATGCTTTATGAATTTGTCTTTTAAGTTCAAATCTCTTGGgaatatttctgaaaagaaaaaaaacctttagaaTTTCTTGAATGCAtttccatcattaaaaactctccTTATAAACACTAACTCAGAAGGATATCTGCACCCCCGTGTTCACTGCAggattatttacaacagccaggatacggaagcaacctaagtgcttgTTCACTgttcactgatggatgaatgaatgtggtatatatgtatacaacagAATAgcactcagccataagaaagaatgataccctgccatttgtgacaacgtggatggacctagagggaattacgttaagtgaaataaatcagacaggaaagacaaatactatatgattccacttccacgtggaatctaaaaaacaaaacaaatgagcaaacaaaactaggttcacagaaacagagaacagaacagTAGTTGCCAGAGGGAGGGGCATTGGGGAGGAAACAGAATAGGTGACGAAGGAGGTCAAGAGGTACCGACCtctggttataaaataaataagtcatgggggtgCGATGGACAACATGAGGATATAGTCAGTAATACTGTAGAGCACGTTAGAAGGTTGCCAAGAGTAAACCCTGAAAGTTAACTGTACGGTGACGGATGGTAACCAGACTTCTCGTGGTGACCATTTTACAATGTacacaaatatcgaatcattatgttgtaagCCTGAAACCAAGGTAATGTTGTACGTCAATTTTGcctcaataaaaaagttttaatatcCTTACAAGTAGACTATAATGACGAGCACTAAACACATGAGCTTGTGGTTGTTCACGCAGCTGATTCCAAGTCTTTATGTCCAGCCCTGGCCAGGGTGACGGGGAGAGGTGAGGTGAGGATACTCACCATCCTTTATAAACTTCGTCTAAGGGTGAGGAGAAGGTAAGGATTTGTAGGCAAGGGAGTGATACCATCaagcttcatttttaaagatcatCATGCCTGGTACGGAGGGGCGAGAGTCGATGCAGAGATGAGATAAAAGGTTTACAGAGAAGTTATCGTGCATGTGTGGAACAGCGCTGGCCTGTGGAGGGGTTAGCAAACTGCCCTCAGGACTCCTCCTGCCCCACGCCTGttactgtaaataaagttttattggaccaCAGCCATGCTCATTACTTACGTGTGGCCTACGCCTGCTTTCGTGCTACGATGCAGGGGCAAGACATTGTTGCAGAGGTTGTATGGCTCACCGAGcctcaaatattttgaaaatgtttgaaatagaGAAAGGTTGCCAGTGCCTGCTGTAGCACCCTATTTGCATTCAGCTAAAATGGTGATTGTCTGCAGAGAGGCAACAGCGACAAGGattctgggggtgggagggaagagagattTTTCAGTGCATACtcttttcattaacatttttaaaaattaattttttttttattatttttggctgcgttgggtcttcattgctgcacacgggctttctctagctgtggcaagcaggggctactcttcgttgtggtgcacgggcttctcagtgcagtggcttctcttgttgcagagcatgggctctagagtgcaggctcagtagttgtggcatgtgggctcagtagttgcggcttgcaggctctagaacgcaggctcagtagttgtagcacatgggctttgttgctctgcagcatgtgggatcttcccggaccagggctccaacccgtgtcccctgcattggcaggaggatttttaaccactgaaccaccggggaagtccaactttaacttttttcaacgtaaatctgttttcatttttcaataagCAACTAGTTAATTGAAAATGAATCTGTATTTAGGGATTAGATGCCCTGGTGAtaactttcaacaaaatattaaatgaaggACTGAATATGAGAAAACTACCCCCAACAACAAATTAGATGATTGAGCTCTGATGGAAAACAGTCTTAACAATCAGCTTCCATTATAGAAATgggagccacatatgtaatttaaaatttttagtagccacgttttaaaaagtaaaaaaaaagttgaaaaattaaaattaattttaattaaattaaaattaatactttatttaacccattatatccaaaatattatcctttcaatatgtaatcaatattttaaaattactagtAAGATAGTCTACATTTTTTATACTAAGTTTTCAAAACCCAAGGTGTACTTTACACTCACAGCACACCTCAGTTTGGACCAGCCGCACTGCAAGTGTTCAGTACTCATAGGTACCCAGTGGCTACCATGCTGGATGGCACAAGAATAGAATGTAGGTTTCACCCCTCTGGTATCTAAGGACAACGGTATGGGAGATTACATGTACagatggattaaaaataaaaggatcccaggacttccctggtggtgcagtggttaagaatctgcctgctaatgcaggggacacgggttcgagccctggtccgggaagatcccacatgccgcggagcaactaagtccgtgcgccacagctactgagcctgtgctctagagcctgcgtgctgcagctactgaagcccgcgtgtctagagcccatgctccgcaacaagagaagccaccgcaatgagaagcccgcgcacggcaacaaagacccaacacagccataaataaataaatagttaaaataaataaataaaaggatccCTAGGTAATGATTATCCTGGAACAACCTGAATAACCTATCATCTCATTCATCCAATTTATGAAAATTTCTAGTTTTCATTTAACCAAAACAGTTACCATCTGCCACCCTCAACAATTTTAAGTttacaataatatatttttaaaggaacagacttgcatattatgtatataatgttGGCAAGCTTACCTCTTGTACCTACTTCTTGTTAAAAATGAGCAGAGATCatgtgaaataattaaaaaatcataatacagaacaactagaaaataacagaaaatgtttAGTGTTTGCTTTTACTTGCATATAACTTAATATCTTACCATAGAGATAATTTACTCTGCCATGATCGATTCTTTACAAAGACATGTTAGTGGATCCTTAGTACCTCTGGAAGTACTGAAGGGCATTACTTTATGTTTTAATCTAGCATTTTTCATGTACTTGAATTGAAATGTTTGTTATATAGTTCCCTGAGTTATCATTTCCTTTAGTTAAGGAGCTGGCATGATTATTctctttctaaatatataaaaacaattctCCTTTCAAAAATAAGAACTAGATTTATTCCATCAGTGCTGAGAGAATCACTGAGGGAAAATATAAGTGTTTGAAAAAATTCATGTTTATTAATAACTCTGTTCCATGGGTCTTCTGGGAGCTTGTAAGAAATATAGAATTTCAGGCCCAGACCTACAGAGTCACTTTCATAAGAACTCCTAGGAGATTTATTTGCACATTCAAGTTTGAAAGCAGTAAACTAAATGTTCCAAACAAGATACAAAACTTCTTGAACATTCAACAGTGAATTACTTCATAATCAATAAGTTATAATATTATTACTAATGTATTTGCAGTCTGTGATTATTAGAAGACAAGACAGAGAATTCTTTCCAGTAAAATTATGTCATCATGGGGGGTTTTGTTGGTGGCGTTTTGCATTTTTATCACTTCTTTACTTTTGGGCACTACAGGATGCTCCAGGCTCCTCCTGAATAATTTCCTGTCTCGGTGTTAGTACCAGTcgtttctccaaggagccctggttcctcttATAGAGGATGGTATTAGAAACCgaagtctgggacttccctggcggtccagtagttaggactcggtACTTttcctgcccagggcctggggtcaatccctggtcggggaactaagatcccacaagctgcgtcgAGGGCAACAAAAAGGAAACCGAAGTCTGGGTACCAGGGTACCAGGTGTGCTTGTTGCTACTGGGGTATGGTTGTTTCCAGGCCCATGCAGTTGACGGAGCAAAGAAACACATGTGTGGTACGTATGGGCACCCTGATTTTTAATATACCTAGtgttcaaattatttaaaattgtaccACAATACTTGCCAAAACATATTTTTGGAATGTACAGTATCTGTAATATTTCACTGATAATATTACAAAGAATTTaggatttagattttttttttttccacacggAAATAGC
This sequence is a window from Orcinus orca chromosome 17, mOrcOrc1.1, whole genome shotgun sequence. Protein-coding genes within it:
- the ALKAL1 gene encoding ALK and LTK ligand 1 gives rise to the protein MRPAKLSARLPALLLLALVLSPRGTQGRPGGRRGARVAGEESKPWLSLPAASRSAGKQPRGSRQSEIFPRDLNLKDKFIKHFTGPVSFSAECSKHFHRLYHNTRDCSTPAYYKRCARLLKRLAVSPLCSQA